One Peterkaempfera bronchialis DNA window includes the following coding sequences:
- a CDS encoding ECF transporter S component, which yields MSSTRAAVRLRTRALVAVVLAAFVGLVAFLWPFAVAPGRFGTSYAPPLIFGVLLVLVLAVVFAEIADGGIDSKALAMLGVLSALNAALRPLGAGTAGVETVFFVLVLAGRVFGPGFGFTLGCTSLFASALITGGVGPWMPYQMFGCAFVGMLAGLLPRARGRSEILLLAGYGALSGYLFGFLLNLSFWPFSLDPGSSIAYLPGLPFTEQWHRYLAFDVATSLGWDTGRAVTNFVCITLAGPAVLTAFRRAARRARFDAAVRFDPRTTGPGQDAPHS from the coding sequence GTGAGCTCCACCCGGGCCGCCGTCCGGCTCCGCACCCGCGCGCTGGTCGCGGTGGTCCTCGCGGCCTTCGTCGGCCTGGTCGCCTTCCTCTGGCCGTTCGCGGTCGCGCCGGGCAGGTTCGGCACCTCCTACGCCCCGCCGCTGATCTTCGGCGTGCTGCTGGTGCTGGTCCTCGCCGTGGTCTTCGCCGAGATCGCCGACGGCGGCATCGACTCCAAGGCGCTGGCGATGCTCGGCGTGCTCTCCGCCCTCAATGCGGCACTGCGCCCGCTGGGCGCCGGCACCGCCGGGGTGGAGACGGTCTTCTTCGTCCTGGTGCTGGCGGGACGGGTCTTCGGCCCCGGATTCGGCTTCACCCTCGGCTGCACCTCGCTCTTCGCCTCCGCCCTCATCACCGGCGGCGTCGGACCGTGGATGCCGTACCAGATGTTCGGCTGCGCCTTTGTCGGCATGCTCGCCGGACTGCTGCCCCGGGCCCGGGGACGGAGCGAGATCCTGCTGCTCGCCGGGTACGGGGCGCTCTCCGGCTACCTCTTCGGATTCCTGCTCAACCTGTCCTTCTGGCCGTTCTCCCTCGACCCCGGCAGCTCGATCGCGTACCTGCCCGGACTGCCCTTCACCGAGCAGTGGCACCGCTACCTGGCCTTCGACGTGGCCACCTCGCTGGGCTGGGACACCGGCCGGGCCGTCACCAACTTCGTCTGCATCACCCTGGCCGGCCCGGCGGTGCTCACCGCGTTCCGCCGCGCCGCCCGCCGGGCCAGGTTCGACGCCGCCGTCCGCTTCGACCCCCGGACCACCGGGCCCGGGCAGGACGCCCCGCACTCCTGA